The sequence CCGGGGCGACGCGCACCAGCCGCCGGTAGAGCTCGGTGCGGACGACCGCGAGCTGCCGGAATGCCGCGTCGTGCGACGTCAGCCGCTCCAGGTAGCGGAAGGACGCCCGAGTGAGGGCGAACAGGCGCACCGAGACGATCGCGATCGACAGGTAGAGGATCGGCGGCTGCTCGGCGGCGCGGGTGATGAGGTAGGCGCTGGTGGCGAGGAGGGCGATGCCGCTGAGTGCGCTCAGGGCGCCGGTGACGAGTCCGCGCCAGGAGCGGCGGAGGGGCGGCTGAGCCGTGCGCAGGATCGACCCGCTCACGACGCGTCCGCCCCTCGCCCTGCGGCTCCGGCAGCGGTCACGCCGTGCACCCGGGTCTCGACGACAGACGCCGTAGGGCGTGCGGGCTTGAGCTCCAGCACCCGGTCGGCGGCCTCGACGACGCCCGGCCGGTGCGTGACCACGACGACCGCGACGCCGCGCGCGGCGATCCTGCGGAGCCCGTCGACGAGGTCGCGCTCGGTCTCGAGGTCGAGGGCGGAGGTGGGCTCGTCGACCAGGAGCAGCCCGGCCCCGCGACGCTCGAGCCGGTAGAGGGCGCGGGCCAGGGCGACGCGCTGGGCCTGCCCGCCCGAGAGACCCGAGCCTCCTGCACCGAGCTCCGTCGCCGGGTCGATCTCGCGGCCGCCGGCGAGCGAGAGGGCGTCGATCACGAGCCGCTCGTCGAGGACGTCGCCGAGCGCGATGTTCGAGGCGACCGACCCCGAGAGGAGTCCGGGCGCCTGGGGCGACCAGGCGATCTCCGACCGGCGAGGCGGGAGCCCGCTCGACCGCCAGCGGCAGGTGCCCGACGACGGGACGACGCCCAGGATCGCGGCGAGCAGCGTCGACTTGCCGACGCCCGACGCGCCGGTGACGGCGGTGAGGAGGCCCGGCTCGAGGTCGAGGTCGACCGGGGCGAAGACGGGGGTGTTGTAGGAGACGGTCAGGCCGCGCAGCTCGAGGACGTCGTCACCGCGCGCATCGGACGCGGCGCTCTCGACCGGGGCCTCCGCGGGAGGACCGGCGACCGCGTCGCCCGCGTCGAGCACATCGAACACCTCCTCGGCGGCGGCGACCCCGTCGGCGGCCGCGTGGAAGTTGGCGCCGACCTGGCGGAGCGGCAGGTAGGCCTCCGGGGTGAGCAGCAGCAGGAACAGCCCGACCGGCAGGCCGAGCGACCCGTCGACGAGCCGCACACCGATGGCCACCGCGACGAGGGCGACCGACAGCGACGCCGCCATCTCGAGCGCGAAGCCCGACAGGAAGGAGACCTGCAGCACCTTCATCGTCGACACCCGGTAGTCGTCGGTGAGGGTCTCGATCCTGCGGACCTGCCGGCGCTCCCGGCCGAAGACCTTGAGCGTGGAGAGGCCGTTCACCGCGTCGAGGAAGGAGGAGGCCAGTCGCGCGAGCCGCTCCCACTGCATCGCCTGCGCCGAGCGGGTGGTCCAGCCGATCAGGATCATGAACAGCGGGATGAGCGGGAGCGTCACGACGACGACGAGCCCGGAGAGCGGATCCTGCGTGAACAGGACGACGACCAGCAGCGGTGTCGCCAGCGCCGTCAGGATCAGCTGCGGGAGGTACTTCGCGAAGTACGGATCGAGCGCGTCGAGCCCCGGGCCGACGAGGGTCGCGAGCCGCGCCGAGCTGCGGGCCGCGAGCCACGCGTGCCCGCGGCGCACCACGGCCTCGACGACGCGGCTCCGCAGCTCGCTCTTCACCCGGACGGCCGTGCGCGCGGCCACCGCCTCGAGCGCCCAGCCGAGGAGCGAGCGCACCACGATCACGCCGCCCAGCCCGACCAGGAGCGCCGGCAGACGCGAATCGGCGCCGTCGACCACCGAGACGACGGCCTGCGAGGCGAAGAAGGCGAACGCCACCGTCGTGGCCGTCTGCGCCAGGCCGAGGAGGGCGCCGAGAGCCAGGAACCCGCGGACGGCCGAGGCATAGCGGAGGAGGCGGGGATCGAGCGGCTTCACGGGCGGGCGCCTCCTAGTGGGCCGAGGCCGTGACGACCGACCGGGTCACGCGCTTGCGGAAGATCCAGTAGGTGAAGCCCTGGTAGCCGAGGATCAGCGGCACGAACACGAGCGAGATCCAGCTCATCAGGGCGAGCGTGTAGTGGCCGCTCGCGGCGTTCTGCACCGTCATCGTGTTCGCCGGGTCGTTGGTCGCGGGCAGGACGTCGGGGAACAGCGCGCCGAAGAGGCTGGCCACCGCGAGAGCGATGGTCACCGCCATGGAGGCGAACGCGACGCCCTCGCGGCCGCGCAGGTTGGCCGTGTACGAGACGACGAGCGTGACGACGGCCGAGGCCGAGAGGACGGTCGAGAGCGCGTTCCCGTGGGCGAGGGTGGTGGCGATCAGGAACGAGCCGGCGACGACGATGGTCACCAGTCCGCTCCGAGCGGCGAGCCGCCGGGCACGGACACGGATGGAGCCGTCGGTCTTGAGCGAGGCGAAGATCACCCCGTGCGTGAAGAACAGCGTCAGCGTCGTGAGTCCGCCGAGGACCGAGTAGGCGTTGAACAGGTCGCCGAACGAGCCGATGTAGTCGAAGTTCGAATCGAGGGCCATGCCGCGGACGAGGTTGGCGAAGACGAGACCCCAGAGGAACGCCGGGACGACCGAGCCGATGAAGATCATGCGGTCGAAGGCGCGCTTCCAGGTGTGCTCGGGCCGCTGGTGGCGGTACTCGAACGAGACGCCGCGGAGGATCAGCGCCAGCAGGATCATCAGCATGACCAGGTAGAAGCCGCTGAACACGGTCGCGTACCACTCCGGGAACGCCGCGAAGAGGGCCGCCCCGGCGACGATCACCCAGGTCTCGTTGAGGTCCCAGACCGGGCCGATGGTGTTGATGAGGACGCGCCGGTCGGTGTCGTCGCGGGCGAGGAACGGCAGCGACATGCCGACGCCGAAGTCGAACCCGTCGAGCACGAAGTAGCCGGTGAAGAAGAGTCCGATAAGGAGGAACCAGACATCGGGCAGGGTCATGACGCTGCGCCTCTCGTGTGTGCGGCGGCCATCAGTAGACCGTCGCCTCGTGGAGGAGCTCGCCGGTCTCCTCGTCGACCTTCGTCGGCTCGTCCGGACCGCTCTGCGCGGCCCGCAGGATCAGCCGGAACTCGACCACCGCGAGGGTCGCGTAGATCGCGGTGAACGCGACGAGCGAGATGAGCACCTCGACGCCGGTGGTGCCGGGCGAGACGCCGTCGCTGGTCTTGAGGAGGCCGAACACGAGCCAGGGCTGGCGGCCCATCTCGGTGAAGACCCAGCCGATGACCATCGCGGCCAGCGGCAGCGGGAAGCTCCAGGTCGCCGCCCGCCAGATCCAGCGGTTCTCGGGCATGCGGCCCTTGCGGGTGATCCAGAGGCCGGCGACGGCGATCAGGATCGCGACCATGCCGAGGCCCATCATCCAGCGGAACGACCAGTACGTCACCCAGATGATCGGCGAGTAGTCGCCGGGACCGTAGGCCGCCGCGTACTGCTGCTGGAGGTTGTTGATCCCCTCGACCGTGCCGTCGAAGGTGTGCGTCGACAGGAACGACAGCAGGTACGGGACGCGGATGCTGAACAGCTCGTGGACCCCGTCGGGCGTGCCCAGGGTGAAGATCGAGAACGACGCGTTGAAACCCGTCGACGTGTTGTAGAGCGCCTCGGCGGAGGCCATCTTCATCGGCTGCGTCTCGACCATCGCGAGGCCGAGCTGGTCGCCCGAGAGGATGGTCAGGGCTCCCGCGGCGACCATCATCCACAGGCCGAAGCGGAGCGCCGGACGCATGGTGTCGAGGTGCTGGTTCCGGTGCAGGTGCCAGGCGGCGACCGAGATGATGACCGCGGCGGAGACCATGAAGCAGGCGAAGAGCGTGTGCGGGAAGGCGGCGAGGGCGACCTTGTTGGTGAGGACGGCCCAGATGTCGGTGAGCTCCGCGCGGCCCTTGGCGTGGTTGATCGCGTAGCCGACCGGGTGCTGCATGAACGAGTTCGCGCAGATGATGAAGTACGCCGAGGCGATGCTCCCGATCGTCGCGCCCCAGATCGCCGTGAGGTGCAGGCGCTTCGGCACCTTGTCCCAGCCGAAGATCCAGACGCCCAGGAAGGTGGCCTCGAGGAAGAACGCGAGCAGCCCCTCGAGAGCGAGAGGAGCGCCGAAGACGTCTCCGACGAAGCGGGAGTACTCCGACCAGTTCATGCCGAACTGGAACTCCTGCACGATGCCGGTGACGACGCCCATCGCGAAGTTGATCAGGAAGATCCGGCCGAAGAACTTCGTCAGCTGCAGGTAGTGGGCCCTGCCGGTCCGGTACCAGGCGGTCTGGAACACGGCGACCGTGAAGCCCATGCCGATGGTCAGGGGGACGAACAGGAAGTGGTAGACGGTCGTCAGACCGAACTGCCAGCGCGAGAGGATCAGAGGGCTCAGGATCTCGTTCACAGTCTTCAGACTAGAACTGCACAAACGGCCAATCAGGCCGCACGACCTGCCAAAACCCTGATGAAGGCAGGGATTGCTCGACACCGAGAGAGTGCCCGCGCAGGATCGGCCGGGCCGCTCCCGACAGCGCGGAGGGCGGCCGCCCGGGAGCCTCTGCCCGGGCGACCGCCCTCGCGATCCTGCTGACCCGGCGCTACTTGACCAGGCCGGCGTCCTTCAGGAACGCCTTGGCGATGACCGCGGCCGACGACTTGTCGTCGACGCTCTTGGTGTTGAGGTCGATGAGCTCCGACTGGGTGAGCTTCGCGTTGACGTCCTCGATGATGCCGGCGGCCTTCGAGTCGACCTTCTTGTCGACCACGGGGATGATCTGCTGCGGCAGGATCATGTTCTCGGGGTCCTTCAGGCTGACGAAGTCGTTGG is a genomic window of Frondihabitans peucedani containing:
- a CDS encoding cytochrome ubiquinol oxidase subunit I yields the protein MNEILSPLILSRWQFGLTTVYHFLFVPLTIGMGFTVAVFQTAWYRTGRAHYLQLTKFFGRIFLINFAMGVVTGIVQEFQFGMNWSEYSRFVGDVFGAPLALEGLLAFFLEATFLGVWIFGWDKVPKRLHLTAIWGATIGSIASAYFIICANSFMQHPVGYAINHAKGRAELTDIWAVLTNKVALAAFPHTLFACFMVSAAVIISVAAWHLHRNQHLDTMRPALRFGLWMMVAAGALTILSGDQLGLAMVETQPMKMASAEALYNTSTGFNASFSIFTLGTPDGVHELFSIRVPYLLSFLSTHTFDGTVEGINNLQQQYAAAYGPGDYSPIIWVTYWSFRWMMGLGMVAILIAVAGLWITRKGRMPENRWIWRAATWSFPLPLAAMVIGWVFTEMGRQPWLVFGLLKTSDGVSPGTTGVEVLISLVAFTAIYATLAVVEFRLILRAAQSGPDEPTKVDEETGELLHEATVY
- the cydD gene encoding thiol reductant ABC exporter subunit CydD, with protein sequence MKPLDPRLLRYASAVRGFLALGALLGLAQTATTVAFAFFASQAVVSVVDGADSRLPALLVGLGGVIVVRSLLGWALEAVAARTAVRVKSELRSRVVEAVVRRGHAWLAARSSARLATLVGPGLDALDPYFAKYLPQLILTALATPLLVVVLFTQDPLSGLVVVVTLPLIPLFMILIGWTTRSAQAMQWERLARLASSFLDAVNGLSTLKVFGRERRQVRRIETLTDDYRVSTMKVLQVSFLSGFALEMAASLSVALVAVAIGVRLVDGSLGLPVGLFLLLLTPEAYLPLRQVGANFHAAADGVAAAEEVFDVLDAGDAVAGPPAEAPVESAASDARGDDVLELRGLTVSYNTPVFAPVDLDLEPGLLTAVTGASGVGKSTLLAAILGVVPSSGTCRWRSSGLPPRRSEIAWSPQAPGLLSGSVASNIALGDVLDERLVIDALSLAGGREIDPATELGAGGSGLSGGQAQRVALARALYRLERRGAGLLLVDEPTSALDLETERDLVDGLRRIAARGVAVVVVTHRPGVVEAADRVLELKPARPTASVVETRVHGVTAAGAAGRGADAS
- the cydB gene encoding cytochrome d ubiquinol oxidase subunit II; its protein translation is MTLPDVWFLLIGLFFTGYFVLDGFDFGVGMSLPFLARDDTDRRVLINTIGPVWDLNETWVIVAGAALFAAFPEWYATVFSGFYLVMLMILLALILRGVSFEYRHQRPEHTWKRAFDRMIFIGSVVPAFLWGLVFANLVRGMALDSNFDYIGSFGDLFNAYSVLGGLTTLTLFFTHGVIFASLKTDGSIRVRARRLAARSGLVTIVVAGSFLIATTLAHGNALSTVLSASAVVTLVVSYTANLRGREGVAFASMAVTIALAVASLFGALFPDVLPATNDPANTMTVQNAASGHYTLALMSWISLVFVPLILGYQGFTYWIFRKRVTRSVVTASAH